Below is a window of Arcobacter sp. LA11 DNA.
CTTTCAATAAATGATATACAAAAAAAAGAAATTACTTTTAAAAAAAATAGTCAATCACTTTTAGGATTTGGTTATTCACCAAAATTTGATGTATGGATTAAATTTACATTACAAAATGATTCAGACAAAATAATTTATAAGATAATAGAGTATGATAATACTCTTACATCAAAAGTAGTCTTTTTTGATCCAAATAATAAATATCTAGAAAAAAGA
It encodes the following:
- a CDS encoding 7TM-DISM domain-containing protein codes for the protein MSLIKIILLLIISSVIYAKPIVINDKTNFIDLLPYSQIYIDKTRKLSINDIQKKEITFKKNSQSLLGFGYSPKFDVWIKFTLQNDSDKIIYKIIEYDNTLTSKVVFFDPNNKYLEKR